The Lacipirellula parvula genome window below encodes:
- a CDS encoding chemotaxis protein translates to MNWSHSLPSENAILLQSGTNEVEVLVFRVGGFTLGINVAKVREVLTSPRTTALPDSHPSICGCFRLRDSVIPCLSLHQHLNEPPSCAPEEAVVILTEFNQHQIGFLVDVVERIHRISWTQVLASPAIIAQSKAPVTAVSQIDGRLVLMLDFEMIAEQVALGESVGSVIANDLGVERESKKVVVADDSTTARNAVENTLRQSGYQDIHLFVNGAEAWNWLAASADSRGDQPPVDLVISDVEMPQIDGFHLTKRIKDHPQLRDVPVLLYSSILTPDNAKKGKAVAADAQIAKPELHRVVEMADKLIFAAQEKRTAPQAAAKKPELATV, encoded by the coding sequence ATGAATTGGTCCCACTCCCTCCCCTCTGAAAACGCCATTCTGCTGCAGAGCGGGACGAACGAAGTCGAAGTGCTCGTCTTTCGCGTCGGCGGATTCACGCTCGGCATCAACGTGGCCAAGGTCCGCGAGGTGCTGACCTCGCCGCGCACCACCGCCCTCCCCGACTCGCATCCTTCGATCTGCGGCTGCTTCCGGCTGCGCGACTCGGTAATTCCCTGCCTGTCGCTGCACCAGCACCTGAACGAGCCGCCGTCGTGCGCTCCGGAAGAAGCCGTCGTCATTCTCACCGAATTCAACCAGCATCAAATCGGCTTCCTTGTCGACGTCGTCGAACGGATCCACCGTATCAGCTGGACGCAGGTGTTGGCGTCGCCGGCGATCATCGCTCAATCGAAGGCGCCGGTGACGGCCGTCAGTCAGATTGACGGGCGACTCGTGCTGATGCTCGATTTCGAAATGATTGCCGAGCAGGTCGCTCTGGGAGAGTCGGTCGGCAGCGTGATCGCCAACGATCTTGGCGTGGAGCGCGAGAGTAAGAAGGTCGTTGTCGCCGACGATTCCACCACAGCCCGAAATGCGGTGGAGAACACGCTGCGGCAAAGCGGTTACCAAGACATCCATTTGTTCGTCAACGGAGCCGAGGCCTGGAATTGGCTCGCGGCGTCGGCCGACTCCCGCGGCGATCAACCGCCGGTCGATCTGGTGATCAGCGACGTCGAGATGCCGCAAATCGACGGCTTTCACCTAACAAAACGCATCAAGGACCATCCGCAACTGCGCGACGTGCCGGTACTGCTCTATTCCTCGATTCTCACGCCCGACAACGCGAAGAAGGGTAAGGCCGTTGCGGCTGACGCGCAGATTGCGAAGCCGGAACTCCATCGCGTCGTTGAGATGGCGGACAAGTTGATTTTCGCGGCACAAGAAAAGCGGACTGCTCCGCAGGCCGCCGCGAAGAAGCCCGAGCTTGCGACAGTCTGA
- a CDS encoding protein-glutamate methylesterase/protein-glutamine glutaminase — protein MARKPIRVLVIDDSRLVRELIVDLLSLHADLTIAGTASDGDEGLRALEELQPDVLTLDLQMPRRDGLATLDAILERRPTPVIVVSSLTQRSAESAVEALERGAMDYLAKPEGLAAMRQAFGEELPTKIRNMAGIDVGHVLHVRKARQQRRAAMAAAPARKQDEGAIARNAAGCIAIGVSTGGPPALTRLFQSLEPPLPPIVVVQHMPETFTSTFAKRLDGLSKLSVKEAADGDVLQPNCVYVAPGGRQLAVRRRGENGVIEVRDGEYVSGHKPSVDVMMRSVSMIYGNRAIGVIMTGMGRDGAEGCRAIRDGGGFVLGQDEESSDVYGMNKAAWAEGGVDLQAPLDRLAEAIVVRVGQLPGHRRAATAQLTPLGA, from the coding sequence ATGGCACGAAAACCGATTCGAGTGCTGGTGATCGACGACTCGCGACTTGTACGCGAGTTGATCGTCGACTTGCTCTCGTTGCACGCCGACCTGACGATCGCCGGTACGGCGAGCGACGGCGACGAAGGTTTGCGTGCTCTCGAAGAGCTTCAGCCAGACGTGCTCACGCTCGATCTGCAAATGCCGCGGCGGGACGGGCTTGCGACGCTCGACGCGATTCTCGAACGCCGGCCGACGCCGGTCATTGTCGTCAGCTCGCTGACGCAACGTTCGGCCGAGTCGGCAGTCGAAGCGCTCGAACGAGGCGCGATGGACTATCTCGCGAAGCCCGAAGGCCTTGCCGCGATGCGGCAAGCGTTCGGAGAAGAACTGCCGACCAAGATTCGCAACATGGCGGGCATCGACGTCGGGCACGTCCTGCATGTGAGGAAGGCCCGCCAGCAGCGCCGGGCCGCGATGGCCGCCGCTCCTGCCAGAAAGCAAGACGAAGGCGCCATTGCTCGCAACGCCGCCGGCTGCATCGCGATCGGCGTCTCGACCGGCGGGCCGCCGGCGCTGACGCGGTTGTTTCAAAGTCTCGAACCTCCGTTGCCGCCGATCGTCGTCGTGCAACACATGCCCGAAACGTTCACCAGTACCTTCGCCAAGCGGCTCGACGGTCTGTCGAAGCTGAGCGTCAAAGAAGCCGCCGACGGCGACGTGCTGCAACCAAACTGCGTCTATGTCGCCCCCGGCGGTCGGCAACTTGCCGTGCGACGCCGCGGCGAGAACGGCGTCATCGAAGTCCGCGACGGCGAGTACGTCAGCGGCCACAAGCCGTCGGTTGACGTCATGATGCGCAGCGTTTCGATGATCTACGGCAATCGCGCGATTGGCGTCATCATGACCGGCATGGGGCGCGACGGCGCCGAGGGCTGCCGGGCGATTCGCGACGGCGGCGGGTTTGTACTCGGGCAGGACGAAGAATCTTCCGATGTTTACGGCATGAACAAAGCGGCTTGGGCCGAGGGGGGCGTCGATCTGCAGGCGCCGCTTGATCGCTTGGCCGAGGCGATCGTCGTCCGCGTTGGTCAGCTGCCGGGGCATCGGCGGGCCGCGACCGCACAGTTGACGCCGCTCGGTGCATAG
- a CDS encoding chemotaxis protein CheX translates to MSYQPIKVEFVNPFLDATSAVFKTMLNTELKRGQLYLRQGVPQSHEISGIIGLSGKAKGTVLIGMSSDFAIAATNRLLGEQADGLTPEVIDAVGELANMIAGGAKTRLEELNMSISLPSVIAGKNHSVSFPSGAVPIGIPFESELGSFAVEVSLVEVT, encoded by the coding sequence ATGAGCTACCAGCCAATTAAAGTCGAGTTCGTCAACCCATTTCTCGATGCGACGAGCGCGGTGTTCAAGACGATGCTCAACACCGAGCTGAAGCGAGGCCAACTCTATCTACGGCAGGGCGTGCCGCAATCACACGAGATTAGCGGCATCATCGGCCTCTCCGGCAAGGCAAAAGGAACTGTGCTGATCGGCATGAGCTCCGACTTTGCGATCGCGGCGACCAACCGACTCTTAGGCGAACAGGCCGACGGTCTCACGCCCGAAGTGATCGACGCGGTCGGCGAACTCGCGAACATGATCGCCGGCGGAGCGAAGACGCGACTCGAAGAACTGAACATGAGCATTAGCTTGCCGAGCGTGATCGCCGGCAAGAATCACTCGGTATCATTCCCGTCAGGCGCCGTGCCGATTGGAATTCCCTTCGAATCCGAACTTGGCTCGTTTGCGGTTGAGGTCAGTCTGGTTGAAGTGACTTAA
- a CDS encoding FG-GAP-like repeat-containing protein: protein MAADYGDAPDTYGTSIAAGGAYHESATWFLGATRDTEADGAPTAFADGDGADEDGVTFSPLRAGVEAVARVFVTQPSSSNPPVLKLDAWIDFDGDSTFSGALERIATGVAVSAGQNLLQFNIPADAAQGATYARFRLSSTGSTGPRGNGGLGEVEDYAVQIQAPNAGSGNFLEQLIVNGNKGASSLYPVDMDRDGDLDLVVNDVDLRQITWHRNDGGKFTQLTTNANGLNSRVLAADCNSDGQMDILVVRSGSTATWVWKTTSGVYAQTSLIDGRAAVPADMAKDGRLDVLVAGANPQTFRILRDSSTVSPTNAATGTTPATAVDAADVDGDGDIDFIGGTAGDNTIAWYEYLSAQAGYARRVISTDVSGVSSASLVDFDHDGDLDVLTYAAGDGEIEWFENNGAQSFTRHLLATISGVVELNHADVDGDGDFDLLVAAGAAGAKLLTNDGQQAFAESTLPTSSLVGIQTIAAGDFDGDGILEIAVGGSSGTANGTGYLALLRRQATLDFGDAPASYGTTLAQNGARHYPVGPMLGAGRDAEIDGGSPSAEDGADEDGVTLGELQVGDSAASIIVKVQNAPAGAQLDAWIDFDGDGTFNGTNERIATSRVVTEGDNAMMFAIPADAASGSTYARFRLTRAGGTLGPLGAAVDGEVEDYAVTISPPGSDGGLFGSRTSLTAGTSGTIVVAVDLDRDGKLDILSGTSPTNWYRNTGNGEFVRQSITLTSYGLAESLQVADLDGDGDLDFLIKTPNILAWYENLGNQTFRSTQLSTAVSGALQPIVVDFDRDGDVDIVLAGSSNQGVQIIENVGGRTFAARQLFAFGTGVNFSRVTAVAVADADSDGLLDVYLAPDHYTTQLMLYRNAGNGTFSGTVIVSSAFSNSDRTRMLAPIDFDGDGDVDLAMTFADYAGYDRSVGWYENRGNGEVDYRLAAEGLGQSRQTVVADVDGDGDFDFVTSYLAYERVYWHENVGNGLFIARLVTADLTRVGNFPTGIALGDFDGDSDLDVAFASQLTSAVGWVRQIAAATADYGDAPFPYPVTASANGPTHLATGPRLGNDRDVEQAADNSPTGAGDGPDDDGVTITPFRVGQFGATLTVNLQNAPAGAKLDAWIDFDGDGNWSRAEERIAASLALAEGDNVIAFDVPAWAMAGASYARFRVSTIGGLGYIGAAIDGEVEDHAVVISPPTAATGPFFELHAIDESYLGYRNASVIVDLDGDGDNDVVVHSYAANGLVWYDNNGAGQFTARTLQGTTGVITSLVTLKAADVDLDGDVDLVARDVSGYSVNWFANDGSQVFTPRVVRGYSADPNLRDFVLADVEGDGDVDLLGAGQWSPNLATTSSGSLPFYSYGNSTYATAFADVDRNGFLDVLISNRFSSDFNLGSAQFVINGFTQPNVLPGFNEVIRYVAAADLDQDGDLDLILNVSNATEGLVWMENDGRMGYTRRVIDAGSQSQPYALIAADVDGDGDLDVLTSSSTETAWFENDGSEAFVKHLVMNEGGLASLADMNGDGKLDLVTNISSRDGIMNYGLAWHELTDRQVSVTAAPAEVREANGESIVFTFTRTGNLTGEITVPFAVGGAARFGVDYAVTGAASFDATSGTITFADGVDVVEVIVTPIDDAVKEMNEAVALTIQPLAGYSIGTALAVTTIITEELSGDYNSDGIVDGADFLAWQRGFGQSVEPVGSDADGNRDGDVDGDDLAVWRSNFGRVTPAVPPAEAAAALSATAAPFAVAALVAEEEQRAASDAAASAKLADPAQPWYGALASDRGAFASASSASLSTVLPKRSTGRKHDAVDAAFAGLQSWAAQRPLASTPTAQGWAARFSATESAEHSAEDEAGLDELAREFVVEFSVAE, encoded by the coding sequence TTGGCCGCAGACTATGGCGACGCGCCCGATACTTACGGCACGTCGATCGCGGCAGGCGGAGCGTATCATGAATCGGCGACGTGGTTCCTGGGAGCGACGAGGGACACGGAAGCTGATGGCGCTCCGACCGCCTTCGCTGACGGCGACGGCGCCGATGAAGACGGCGTGACGTTCAGCCCGCTGCGGGCGGGCGTCGAAGCAGTCGCGCGAGTGTTCGTCACACAACCCTCGTCGAGTAATCCGCCGGTCCTAAAACTCGATGCCTGGATCGACTTCGACGGCGACAGCACATTCAGCGGCGCTCTCGAACGCATCGCTACGGGCGTCGCCGTATCAGCTGGGCAGAACCTCCTGCAATTCAATATCCCGGCAGACGCCGCTCAAGGGGCGACCTACGCGCGATTCCGGCTTTCATCCACCGGCTCCACCGGTCCGCGCGGCAACGGCGGCTTGGGCGAAGTCGAAGACTATGCCGTTCAGATTCAGGCGCCAAACGCCGGCTCTGGAAATTTTTTAGAGCAACTGATCGTCAACGGCAACAAAGGGGCTTCGTCGTTGTATCCGGTCGATATGGATCGCGACGGCGACCTCGATCTAGTCGTCAACGACGTCGATTTACGTCAGATCACTTGGCACAGGAATGATGGCGGGAAGTTTACTCAGCTAACCACCAACGCCAATGGACTCAACTCAAGAGTCTTAGCGGCCGACTGCAACTCAGACGGCCAGATGGATATTTTGGTTGTCAGGTCAGGGTCGACGGCCACTTGGGTCTGGAAGACGACCAGCGGCGTGTACGCACAAACCTCGCTGATCGACGGTCGCGCCGCGGTCCCCGCGGACATGGCGAAAGACGGGCGACTCGACGTGTTGGTCGCTGGCGCCAATCCGCAGACATTCCGTATTCTCCGCGATTCCAGCACCGTTTCGCCGACGAACGCTGCAACAGGGACGACGCCGGCCACCGCTGTTGACGCGGCTGACGTTGACGGCGACGGCGACATTGATTTCATCGGCGGCACGGCGGGCGATAACACGATCGCGTGGTATGAGTACCTCAGCGCTCAAGCGGGATACGCACGGCGGGTCATTTCGACCGACGTCTCGGGGGTTTCCAGTGCGTCGCTCGTTGATTTCGACCACGACGGCGACCTGGACGTCCTCACTTACGCCGCGGGCGACGGTGAAATCGAGTGGTTTGAAAACAACGGCGCCCAAAGCTTCACGCGTCACCTGCTGGCGACGATCTCCGGCGTCGTTGAACTCAACCACGCCGACGTTGACGGCGACGGTGATTTTGACCTGCTTGTTGCGGCGGGAGCGGCGGGAGCCAAACTGCTCACGAACGACGGGCAACAGGCGTTCGCGGAAAGCACGTTACCGACTTCTTCGCTCGTGGGGATTCAAACAATCGCTGCCGGCGACTTCGACGGCGACGGCATCCTAGAGATTGCCGTCGGCGGCTCAAGCGGAACGGCGAACGGAACTGGTTACTTGGCGCTGCTGCGGCGGCAGGCAACCCTTGATTTCGGCGACGCCCCCGCCAGCTATGGAACGACGCTCGCCCAAAACGGCGCTCGACACTATCCCGTCGGCCCGATGCTTGGCGCTGGACGCGACGCCGAAATCGACGGCGGTTCGCCGTCGGCCGAAGACGGAGCCGACGAAGACGGGGTGACGTTGGGCGAGTTGCAAGTCGGCGACAGCGCCGCGTCGATCATCGTCAAGGTGCAGAATGCCCCGGCCGGTGCGCAGCTCGACGCCTGGATCGACTTCGACGGAGACGGCACGTTCAACGGGACGAACGAGCGGATCGCGACGAGTCGCGTGGTGACGGAGGGGGATAACGCGATGATGTTCGCGATTCCCGCCGACGCTGCCTCGGGGTCGACCTACGCTCGCTTTCGTCTCACTCGCGCTGGCGGCACTCTCGGCCCGCTCGGCGCAGCAGTTGACGGCGAGGTCGAAGACTATGCGGTGACGATCAGCCCGCCTGGCAGCGACGGCGGACTCTTTGGTTCTCGCACGTCGCTGACGGCCGGAACTAGCGGGACGATTGTCGTTGCCGTTGATCTGGATCGCGACGGAAAGCTAGACATCTTGTCGGGCACTAGTCCAACCAACTGGTATCGAAACACCGGCAATGGCGAATTCGTGCGTCAGAGTATCACTCTCACCAGCTATGGCCTAGCCGAAAGCCTTCAAGTTGCGGACCTCGATGGCGACGGAGACCTCGATTTTCTTATAAAGACGCCGAACATTTTGGCCTGGTACGAAAATCTTGGTAACCAAACGTTCCGCTCCACGCAACTTTCCACGGCCGTATCGGGCGCATTACAGCCGATTGTCGTCGACTTCGATCGCGACGGAGACGTCGACATCGTCCTCGCCGGGTCTTCGAATCAAGGCGTGCAGATTATTGAGAACGTTGGAGGCCGAACGTTTGCCGCGCGGCAACTCTTCGCCTTCGGAACGGGAGTTAACTTTAGCCGCGTCACGGCGGTCGCCGTGGCCGACGCTGACAGCGACGGACTCCTAGACGTTTACTTGGCGCCTGATCATTACACGACGCAACTCATGCTGTACCGCAACGCCGGCAACGGGACGTTCTCGGGAACAGTGATTGTCAGCAGCGCGTTTAGCAACAGCGATCGAACTCGCATGCTGGCGCCGATCGATTTCGACGGCGACGGCGACGTCGATCTCGCCATGACGTTCGCAGATTACGCGGGCTACGACCGCAGCGTTGGCTGGTACGAGAACCGCGGCAATGGCGAAGTCGACTATCGCCTTGCGGCCGAAGGGCTGGGGCAATCCCGGCAAACCGTCGTTGCCGACGTGGATGGGGACGGGGACTTTGATTTCGTCACGTCTTACCTCGCCTACGAGCGCGTCTATTGGCATGAGAATGTCGGCAACGGTCTGTTTATCGCTCGGCTAGTTACTGCCGACTTGACGAGAGTAGGCAATTTCCCGACGGGTATCGCGCTCGGCGACTTCGACGGCGATTCTGATCTCGACGTGGCGTTTGCGTCGCAACTCACTTCTGCCGTGGGCTGGGTCAGGCAAATCGCCGCCGCGACGGCTGACTATGGCGACGCTCCATTTCCGTATCCTGTGACAGCAAGCGCGAATGGTCCAACTCACCTTGCGACTGGGCCACGACTGGGAAATGACCGTGATGTAGAACAGGCGGCGGATAATTCGCCCACTGGCGCCGGAGACGGCCCAGACGATGACGGCGTGACGATCACCCCGTTCCGCGTCGGGCAATTTGGCGCCACGCTGACGGTCAACCTCCAAAACGCGCCGGCGGGCGCGAAGCTCGACGCGTGGATTGACTTTGACGGCGACGGCAACTGGAGCCGGGCCGAAGAGCGAATTGCTGCTAGCCTCGCCCTCGCCGAGGGCGATAATGTCATCGCGTTCGACGTCCCCGCCTGGGCGATGGCAGGCGCCAGTTACGCTCGCTTCCGTGTCAGCACGATCGGGGGACTCGGCTACATCGGCGCGGCAATCGATGGCGAAGTCGAAGACCACGCCGTCGTGATCAGCCCGCCGACGGCGGCGACCGGCCCCTTCTTCGAGCTGCATGCGATCGACGAGTCGTACCTTGGCTATCGGAACGCCAGCGTCATCGTCGATCTCGACGGCGACGGCGACAACGACGTCGTGGTGCATTCGTACGCCGCCAATGGCTTGGTGTGGTACGACAACAACGGCGCCGGGCAGTTTACTGCTCGCACGCTGCAAGGTACGACAGGCGTGATCACTTCACTCGTCACGCTCAAAGCCGCCGACGTCGATCTGGACGGAGACGTCGACTTGGTCGCTCGAGACGTCAGCGGCTATTCAGTGAATTGGTTTGCCAATGACGGCTCGCAAGTCTTCACCCCACGCGTTGTTCGAGGCTACTCTGCCGACCCCAATCTGCGCGACTTCGTGCTCGCTGACGTCGAGGGAGACGGCGACGTCGACTTACTGGGGGCAGGGCAATGGTCTCCTAATCTTGCCACCACGTCGAGCGGCTCACTACCATTCTATTCATATGGCAACTCGACGTACGCAACCGCCTTCGCCGACGTCGATCGCAACGGGTTTCTCGATGTCCTTATAAGCAATCGTTTTTCGAGCGACTTCAACCTTGGTTCCGCCCAATTTGTGATCAACGGCTTCACTCAACCGAACGTCCTGCCCGGCTTCAACGAGGTCATTCGATACGTCGCCGCCGCCGATCTCGACCAAGACGGCGATCTCGACCTCATCTTGAACGTCTCCAACGCCACGGAGGGCCTCGTCTGGATGGAGAACGACGGGCGCATGGGCTACACGCGCCGAGTCATTGACGCCGGCTCTCAGAGTCAACCCTACGCCCTCATCGCAGCCGACGTCGACGGCGATGGCGACCTCGACGTGTTGACGTCCAGCTCTACTGAAACGGCTTGGTTTGAAAACGACGGCTCGGAGGCCTTCGTGAAGCACCTCGTCATGAACGAAGGAGGACTAGCCTCGCTCGCCGACATGAACGGCGACGGCAAGCTCGACCTCGTGACGAACATCTCGTCGCGCGACGGCATAATGAACTACGGCCTTGCCTGGCACGAGCTAACCGATCGCCAGGTCTCCGTGACTGCCGCTCCTGCTGAAGTGCGCGAGGCGAACGGCGAGAGCATCGTCTTCACCTTTACGCGCACCGGCAACCTAACTGGGGAAATCACGGTTCCGTTCGCCGTCGGCGGCGCGGCGAGGTTCGGCGTCGACTACGCCGTGACGGGCGCCGCAAGTTTCGACGCGACAAGCGGGACGATCACGTTCGCTGACGGCGTCGACGTCGTCGAGGTGATCGTCACGCCTATCGACGATGCGGTGAAAGAAATGAACGAAGCGGTGGCGCTGACGATTCAACCGCTGGCTGGCTACTCGATTGGAACAGCTCTGGCCGTTACGACGATTATTACCGAAGAACTCTCGGGCGATTACAACAGCGACGGGATTGTCGACGGCGCTGACTTCCTCGCATGGCAGCGTGGGTTCGGGCAGTCGGTTGAGCCAGTCGGCAGTGACGCCGACGGAAATCGCGACGGCGACGTCGATGGCGATGATCTGGCGGTATGGAGGTCGAACTTCGGACGCGTGACGCCGGCCGTCCCTCCGGCGGAAGCGGCTGCCGCATTAAGCGCGACTGCTGCGCCGTTCGCCGTGGCTGCGCTCGTCGCTGAAGAAGAGCAACGTGCAGCCAGCGATGCAGCGGCTAGCGCTAAGCTCGCTGATCCCGCGCAGCCCTGGTATGGCGCGCTGGCGAGTGATCGCGGGGCATTTGCGTCCGCGTCGTCGGCAAGTCTCAGCACGGTTTTGCCAAAGCGTTCTACCGGCCGGAAGCACGATGCAGTCGATGCTGCATTCGCCGGTCTGCAGAGTTGGGCGGCACAGCGGCCGTTGGCGTCAACGCCAACCGCGCAAGGCTGGGCAGCGCGATTTAGCGCAACGGAGTCTGCCGAACATTCGGCCGAGGACGAAGCCGGGCTTGACGAACTCGCCCGCGAGTTTGTCGTGGAATTCAGCGTAGCTGAATGA